A stretch of Rhodoferax potami DNA encodes these proteins:
- a CDS encoding SIS domain-containing protein gives MQNHITSSLQEAHTALTNLLANPAALATIEQAAQLLIATFESQGRVYSCGNGGSMCDAMHFAEELTGRYRKDRKALGATAISDAGHLTCVGNDHGYEQVFARYVEGHGRPGDCLVALSTSGTSKNVIKAAEAAKALGMKVIILSGKRSEKLEPLSDVYICTPGGTYADRVQELHIKVLHILIELIERYFFPENYVGE, from the coding sequence ATGCAAAACCACATCACCTCCAGCCTGCAAGAGGCGCACACCGCATTGACCAACCTGCTGGCCAACCCGGCCGCGTTGGCGACCATCGAGCAGGCAGCGCAACTGCTGATCGCCACCTTTGAGAGTCAAGGTCGTGTGTACTCCTGCGGGAACGGCGGCTCCATGTGCGATGCCATGCACTTTGCCGAAGAGCTGACCGGTCGCTACCGCAAGGACCGCAAAGCCTTGGGCGCTACTGCTATCAGCGATGCCGGCCACCTGACTTGTGTGGGCAATGACCATGGTTACGAGCAAGTGTTCGCCCGCTACGTCGAAGGCCACGGCCGCCCCGGCGATTGCCTGGTGGCGCTCAGCACCAGTGGCACAAGCAAGAATGTGATCAAGGCCGCCGAGGCGGCCAAGGCATTGGGCATGAAGGTCATCATCCTCAGCGGCAAGCGCAGCGAAAAGCTGGAGCCCTTGAGCGATGTGTACATCTGCACCCCCGGTGGCACTTACGCAGACCGGGTGCAGGAGCTGCACATCAAGGTGCTGCACATCCTGATTGAGCTGATTGAGCGCTACTTCTTTCCAGAGAACTACGTCGGCGAGTGA
- a CDS encoding Bug family tripartite tricarboxylate transporter substrate binding protein, whose amino-acid sequence MNALRFVTLVGALVLGVSSSWAQGANKPIRLVVPYAAGGPLDITARVLAERVKDSLGTVVVENRPGAGGNIGADVVAKAAPDGYTIGIAATATHAVNPWLFAKMPYNAATDFAGITQMVRVPNVLVMNAEVAQRLRIGTLADLIAYAKAHPAKLNYGSGGNGSAGHLAGEMFKKEAGIFALHIPYNGGNPAQLALLSAQVDFNLDNLATAAPNIRSGKLKALAVTSLSRSTALPEVPAMSETLKGFAIDTWWGLVAPAGTPKERIAQLHQAFTAALQAPETKTRFNTLFAEPAPSTPAAFDAWMQAERRKYEKVVKDTGARVD is encoded by the coding sequence ATGAACGCTTTGCGATTCGTCACTCTCGTTGGTGCCCTTGTGTTGGGCGTCTCTAGCAGTTGGGCCCAAGGGGCGAACAAGCCGATCCGCCTCGTGGTTCCTTATGCCGCAGGCGGTCCGCTGGACATTACCGCCCGAGTGCTGGCCGAGCGGGTCAAAGACAGCCTCGGCACAGTGGTGGTGGAAAACCGCCCCGGTGCCGGCGGCAACATCGGTGCGGATGTAGTGGCCAAAGCTGCGCCTGACGGTTACACCATCGGCATCGCGGCCACCGCCACGCATGCGGTGAACCCGTGGCTGTTTGCCAAGATGCCCTACAACGCAGCGACGGACTTTGCCGGTATCACGCAGATGGTGCGTGTGCCCAACGTGCTGGTGATGAATGCCGAGGTGGCCCAGCGCCTGCGCATCGGGACCCTGGCGGACCTGATCGCTTACGCCAAGGCCCATCCTGCCAAGCTCAACTACGGCAGCGGCGGCAACGGCAGTGCCGGACACTTGGCGGGGGAGATGTTCAAGAAAGAAGCCGGAATTTTCGCGCTGCATATCCCTTACAACGGTGGAAACCCTGCGCAACTGGCATTGCTCAGCGCGCAGGTGGACTTCAATCTGGACAACCTGGCCACGGCAGCGCCCAATATCCGCTCCGGCAAGCTCAAGGCCTTGGCGGTCACTTCCCTCAGCCGCAGCACAGCCCTGCCGGAGGTGCCTGCCATGTCCGAAACGCTCAAGGGTTTTGCGATTGACACATGGTGGGGGCTGGTCGCTCCGGCAGGTACGCCCAAGGAGCGGATCGCGCAGCTCCACCAGGCCTTTACCGCGGCTCTGCAAGCGCCTGAGACCAAGACCCGCTTCAACACCTTGTTTGCCGAACCCGCACCCTCCACTCCCGCTGCCTTTGATGCGTGGATGCAGGCAGAGCGCCGCAAGTATGAAAAAGTAGTGAAAGACACGGGCGCCCGCGTGGATTGA
- a CDS encoding DMT family transporter produces MTLSFDWLALGAAACWAVTGLISAPQARHLGAFAFTRWRMGLVFVMLAPVVLLNGAWHSIHAEQAWVLILSGLIGIFIGDTALFASMNRLGPRRTGVLFATHALFSALLGFVVLDERMGPQAMMGGALVVGGVMTAIALGSRKDESHALEQLRGHIPSGIALGLLAALCQATGSLIAKPVMASGVDPVAATVLRVGATCAAHLVLLWAGASVARTQNPLSLAVLGKVALSGMIGMGLGMSLILLALQRGNVGMVGILSSVSPVLVLPLLWWHLGRSPAQGAWWGAGLTVLGTVLVLVR; encoded by the coding sequence GTGACGCTGTCTTTTGATTGGTTGGCCCTGGGCGCTGCGGCTTGCTGGGCGGTGACCGGGCTGATTTCAGCCCCTCAAGCGCGCCATCTCGGCGCGTTTGCATTTACCCGTTGGCGCATGGGGCTGGTGTTTGTGATGCTGGCGCCCGTGGTCCTGCTCAATGGGGCTTGGCACAGCATCCATGCCGAGCAAGCCTGGGTTTTGATTCTCAGTGGATTGATCGGCATCTTCATTGGCGACACCGCCTTGTTTGCCTCCATGAACCGGCTAGGCCCACGCCGCACCGGGGTGCTGTTTGCCACGCACGCCTTGTTCAGCGCACTGCTGGGGTTTGTGGTGCTGGATGAGCGCATGGGGCCCCAAGCCATGATGGGCGGCGCCCTGGTGGTGGGCGGCGTCATGACGGCGATTGCCTTGGGCAGCCGCAAAGACGAGTCGCATGCCCTGGAGCAGCTTCGCGGCCATATTCCCTCGGGGATCGCGCTGGGCCTGTTGGCCGCCTTGTGCCAGGCAACCGGTTCTTTGATTGCCAAGCCTGTGATGGCCTCGGGGGTGGACCCGGTCGCGGCCACGGTGCTGCGGGTGGGGGCTACTTGTGCCGCCCACTTGGTGCTTCTGTGGGCGGGCGCTTCGGTAGCTCGCACCCAAAACCCCTTGTCTTTGGCCGTATTGGGCAAAGTCGCGTTGAGCGGCATGATCGGCATGGGCTTGGGGATGAGCCTCATCCTGCTGGCGCTGCAGCGTGGCAATGTCGGGATGGTGGGCATCTTGTCATCCGTGTCGCCGGTATTGGTGTTGCCCTTGTTATGGTGGCACCTGGGCCGCTCGCCCGCGCAGGGCGCTTGGTGGGGCGCCGGTCTCACGGTGCTGGGCACGGTGTTGGTGTTGGTCCGTTAA
- the mnmH gene encoding tRNA 2-selenouridine(34) synthase MnmH, giving the protein MTSVNHTFADIEQLSTFDAVIDARSPGEYALDHIPGAINCPVLNDEERIRVGTMYKQVSPFEARKVGAVLVARNVATHIESLFAAHPKSWRPLVYCWRGGQRSGSFTHILNEVGWTARRLSGGYKSWRHHVLEELVRVPAQFRFQVLAGPTGSGKTKVLEALQAQGHQVLNLEALAAHKGSVLGGLPDQAQPSQKMFETQILHTLSSFDPGLPVYVEAESKRIGLLRLPDSIYQGIQQGQWWGLDVPVGLRVQFLLQDYAYFLHSDTLLDQLDRLVATCGKAQVDQWKEWVAASRYAELVEDLLVKHYDRYYDRSMRQLQSGEARDFLLSTDDVSDAGFMDLASRLALRSQLTTVAPVR; this is encoded by the coding sequence GTGACTTCTGTGAATCACACGTTTGCTGACATCGAGCAGTTGTCTACCTTTGATGCGGTGATCGACGCGCGTTCGCCCGGCGAATACGCGTTGGACCATATTCCCGGCGCCATCAACTGCCCGGTGCTGAATGACGAGGAGCGTATCCGCGTCGGCACGATGTACAAGCAGGTCTCGCCGTTCGAGGCCCGCAAGGTCGGGGCCGTCTTGGTCGCGCGCAATGTAGCGACGCACATCGAAAGCTTATTTGCGGCGCACCCCAAGTCGTGGCGGCCGCTGGTGTATTGCTGGCGCGGTGGCCAGCGCAGCGGCTCTTTCACCCACATCCTGAACGAGGTGGGTTGGACGGCCCGGCGCTTGTCAGGGGGCTACAAGTCGTGGCGCCACCACGTGCTTGAAGAGTTGGTGCGGGTGCCCGCGCAATTCCGCTTTCAGGTGCTGGCGGGCCCGACCGGCTCGGGCAAGACCAAGGTGCTCGAAGCCTTGCAGGCCCAGGGACACCAGGTGCTGAACCTGGAGGCGCTGGCGGCCCACAAGGGCTCGGTACTGGGTGGCTTGCCGGATCAGGCTCAGCCGTCTCAGAAAATGTTCGAGACTCAGATACTCCACACCCTCTCCAGCTTTGACCCGGGGCTCCCGGTGTATGTCGAGGCGGAAAGCAAGCGCATCGGTTTGCTGCGATTGCCTGATTCGATTTACCAAGGTATCCAGCAAGGCCAGTGGTGGGGGCTGGATGTGCCGGTGGGGCTCAGGGTGCAGTTTTTGTTGCAGGACTATGCCTACTTTCTGCACAGTGACACGCTTCTGGATCAGCTGGACCGTTTGGTCGCGACCTGTGGCAAAGCCCAAGTGGACCAGTGGAAAGAGTGGGTGGCAGCGTCGCGCTATGCGGAGTTGGTGGAGGATCTCTTGGTCAAGCACTACGACCGGTACTACGACCGCTCCATGCGCCAGCTCCAATCCGGTGAGGCGCGGGACTTTCTCTTGAGTACCGACGATGTCTCAGACGCCGGCTTCATGGACCTCGCCAGCCGCTTGGCACTGCGCTCGCAACTCACCACAGTCGCACCAGTCCGGTAA
- a CDS encoding Fis family transcriptional regulator, which translates to MSGTNLDDCVRASLELYFADLDGTEPAGMYDMLVRAVEKPLLEVVMAQADHNQSKAAQWLGLNRNTLRKKLVEHKLLA; encoded by the coding sequence ATGAGCGGCACGAATTTGGATGATTGCGTGCGCGCAAGCCTGGAGCTTTACTTTGCAGACCTCGACGGCACAGAGCCCGCCGGCATGTATGACATGTTGGTGCGCGCAGTAGAAAAGCCTTTGCTGGAGGTGGTGATGGCGCAGGCAGACCACAACCAATCCAAAGCAGCGCAATGGCTGGGCCTGAATCGCAACACCCTGCGCAAAAAATTGGTCGAGCACAAGCTGCTCGCATAA
- the dusB gene encoding tRNA dihydrouridine synthase DusB, with translation MQIGPFALANHLFVAPMAGVTDRPFRQLCKKLGAGYAVSEMVTSRKDLWKSLKTSRRANHDGEPGPIAVQIAGTDAQMMAEAAVYNIDRGAQIIDINMGCPAKKVCNKWAGSALMQDEQLAIEIVAAVVNACAPRNVPVTLKMRTGWCQAEKNAVVLARAAEAVGVQMVTVHGRTREQGYQGQAEYDTIAAVKAALRIPVVANGDITTPEKAREVLAATGADAIMIGRAAQGYPWIFREVAHFLATGTHLAPPLVSEVRKLLVEHLYDHYSLYDEFIGVRSARKHIGWYLQDLPGGEDFRQGMNLLEDSASQVAAVEAYLDTLNEKMDRIPARGSANGQARGHDMTELAV, from the coding sequence ATGCAAATCGGCCCATTCGCTTTGGCGAATCACCTCTTTGTTGCCCCCATGGCGGGGGTGACGGACCGGCCCTTCCGCCAGCTTTGCAAGAAGCTCGGCGCAGGGTATGCGGTGAGCGAAATGGTGACCTCCCGCAAGGACTTGTGGAAGAGCCTCAAGACCTCGCGCCGGGCCAACCACGATGGGGAACCCGGCCCGATCGCCGTGCAAATTGCCGGCACCGATGCGCAGATGATGGCGGAAGCCGCGGTCTACAACATCGACCGTGGTGCCCAGATCATCGATATCAACATGGGTTGCCCTGCCAAAAAGGTGTGCAACAAGTGGGCTGGCTCCGCCCTGATGCAGGATGAGCAGCTCGCTATCGAAATCGTGGCGGCCGTGGTGAACGCCTGCGCCCCCCGCAATGTGCCCGTGACCCTGAAAATGCGCACCGGTTGGTGCCAGGCAGAGAAGAACGCGGTGGTGCTCGCCCGTGCCGCCGAGGCCGTGGGCGTGCAAATGGTGACGGTGCACGGCCGCACCCGGGAGCAGGGCTATCAAGGGCAGGCCGAGTACGACACGATTGCGGCGGTGAAAGCGGCCTTGCGCATTCCGGTGGTGGCTAATGGCGACATCACTACCCCTGAGAAAGCGCGTGAGGTGCTGGCCGCGACCGGCGCAGACGCCATCATGATCGGCCGCGCCGCCCAGGGCTACCCATGGATATTCCGGGAAGTGGCGCATTTTCTGGCCACTGGCACACACCTTGCACCGCCGCTCGTGAGCGAGGTGAGAAAGCTGTTGGTCGAGCACCTCTACGACCACTACAGCCTCTATGACGAATTTATCGGTGTGCGCTCGGCCCGCAAGCACATCGGCTGGTATTTGCAGGATCTACCCGGTGGCGAGGATTTCCGCCAGGGCATGAATCTGCTGGAAGACAGCGCCTCCCAGGTGGCGGCGGTCGAAGCGTATTTGGACACGTTGAACGAAAAAATGGATCGCATCCCAGCAAGGGGATCTGCGAACGGTCAGGCAAGGGGACATGACATGACGGAATTGGCAGTATGA
- a CDS encoding YqaA family protein yields MDAWFHSLLQWLSLPEFGLSTVFAVSLMSATLLPMGSEPVVFGLVQLQPDWFWRVIAVATAGNTLGGAITWWMGHAASHLANRYGRSASHVRALAWLTRLGPKACLLSWLPVVGDPLCAVAGWLRLPFWPCVIYMAIGKCLRYITMTAALTGLVRLW; encoded by the coding sequence ATGGATGCTTGGTTTCACTCTTTGTTGCAATGGCTCTCGCTCCCCGAATTCGGGCTGAGCACGGTGTTTGCGGTCTCGCTGATGTCTGCCACCTTGTTGCCGATGGGGTCAGAGCCGGTTGTCTTCGGGCTCGTGCAGTTGCAGCCGGATTGGTTCTGGCGGGTTATTGCAGTGGCCACTGCCGGCAATACCCTTGGCGGAGCCATCACCTGGTGGATGGGCCACGCGGCCAGCCATCTCGCAAACCGGTATGGCCGCTCCGCCAGTCATGTGCGGGCCCTTGCATGGCTCACACGCCTCGGGCCCAAGGCCTGCTTGCTGTCTTGGCTGCCGGTCGTCGGCGACCCTTTGTGTGCGGTTGCCGGATGGCTGCGCCTTCCGTTTTGGCCGTGCGTGATTTATATGGCGATCGGCAAATGCCTGCGCTACATCACCATGACGGCGGCACTTACCGGACTGGTGCGACTGTGGTGA
- the ychF gene encoding redox-regulated ATPase YchF, producing MSLKCGIVGLPNVGKSTLFNALTKAGIAAENYPFCTIEPNVGVVEVPDPRLQQLADIITPERIVPAIVEFVDIAGLVAGASTGEGLGNKFLAHIRETDATINVVRCFEDDNVIHVAGKVDPIADIEVIQTELCLADLGAVEKALHRVTKLARSGDKESNKLVAILEKCQAALNEAKPVRTLDFSKEELPLLKQFFLITAKPAMFVANVSEDGFENNPLLDRLTAFATAQGAPVVAICAKMEAELSEMDDADRLEFLQELGQTEPGLNRLIRSAYSLLGLQTYFTAGVKEVRAWTIHVGDTGPQAAGVIHTDFEKGYIRAQTIAFDDFISHKGEQGAKDAGKMRAEGKEYVVKDGDVMNFLFSS from the coding sequence ATGAGTTTGAAGTGTGGCATTGTAGGCCTGCCCAACGTGGGCAAAAGTACCCTTTTTAATGCGCTAACCAAGGCGGGCATTGCTGCAGAAAACTACCCGTTTTGCACGATTGAGCCCAATGTGGGCGTGGTTGAGGTGCCTGATCCGCGTCTGCAGCAGCTGGCCGACATCATCACCCCCGAGCGCATTGTTCCGGCCATCGTGGAGTTTGTGGATATTGCAGGTTTGGTGGCGGGCGCCAGCACCGGCGAAGGACTGGGCAACAAGTTCCTGGCACACATCCGCGAAACAGACGCCACCATCAATGTGGTGCGCTGCTTTGAAGACGACAACGTGATTCACGTTGCTGGCAAGGTGGACCCAATTGCCGATATCGAAGTCATTCAGACCGAGTTGTGCCTTGCTGATTTGGGCGCGGTGGAAAAAGCCTTGCACCGTGTAACAAAGCTGGCCCGCTCCGGCGACAAGGAGTCGAACAAACTGGTGGCGATTCTGGAGAAGTGCCAGGCGGCGCTCAACGAAGCCAAGCCGGTGCGTACCTTGGACTTCAGCAAAGAAGAGTTGCCTTTGCTCAAACAGTTTTTCCTGATCACAGCCAAGCCCGCGATGTTCGTGGCCAACGTGTCGGAAGACGGTTTCGAAAACAACCCCTTGCTCGACCGCTTGACCGCGTTTGCGACGGCCCAGGGCGCGCCTGTGGTGGCCATTTGCGCCAAGATGGAAGCCGAACTTTCTGAGATGGACGATGCGGACCGGCTGGAGTTCCTGCAGGAGCTCGGCCAAACCGAACCCGGTTTGAACCGCCTGATTCGCTCTGCCTACAGCCTGTTGGGCTTGCAAACCTACTTCACTGCTGGGGTGAAAGAGGTGCGCGCCTGGACTATCCATGTGGGCGACACCGGCCCCCAAGCGGCTGGCGTGATCCACACCGATTTCGAAAAGGGTTACATCCGCGCCCAGACTATTGCCTTTGATGACTTCATCAGCCACAAGGGTGAGCAGGGTGCCAAAGACGCGGGCAAGATGCGCGCCGAAGGCAAGGAATACGTAGTCAAAGATGGCGACGTGATGAACTTCCTGTTCAGCTCTTGA
- the hemL gene encoding glutamate-1-semialdehyde 2,1-aminomutase has translation MTDRNLELFERAKRVIPGGVNSPVRAFKAVGGTPRFVQRAQGAYFWDADGKRYIDYIGSWGPMILGHGHPAVLEAVQKAALDGFSFGAPTEREVELAEAILALVPSMDMVRLVSSGTEAGMSAIRLARGATGRSKILKFEGCYHGHADALLVKAGSGLATFGNPTSAGVPPEVVQHTLVLEYNNIQQLEEAFALHGKELACVMIEPIAGNMNFVRASVPFIKRCSELCTEYGALFVFDEVMTGFRVAPGSAQQVYARSIPGFEPDMTVMGKVIGGGMPLAAFGGKRAVMEQLAPLGPVYQAGTLSGNPVATACGLATLAEISKPGFYEDLGRKTQSLISGLQAEADKAGVDFCGDSEGGMFGFFFFKELPQNYSKVMTTDNARFNTLFHGLLDRGVYIAPALYEAGFMSAAHTDADIAETVAAAGDVFKLLSK, from the coding sequence GTGACAGATCGTAATTTAGAACTCTTTGAGCGCGCCAAGCGCGTGATTCCCGGTGGCGTGAACTCGCCTGTGCGTGCATTCAAGGCCGTGGGCGGCACACCGCGCTTCGTGCAACGTGCCCAAGGCGCCTACTTTTGGGACGCCGACGGCAAGCGCTACATCGACTACATTGGCTCCTGGGGGCCCATGATCCTGGGCCACGGCCACCCTGCGGTACTGGAGGCGGTGCAAAAAGCAGCGCTGGACGGTTTCTCGTTTGGCGCCCCCACCGAACGCGAAGTCGAACTGGCCGAGGCCATCCTGGCACTGGTGCCCAGCATGGACATGGTGCGCCTGGTCAGCAGTGGCACCGAGGCCGGCATGAGCGCCATCCGCCTGGCCCGCGGCGCTACAGGCCGCAGCAAGATTTTGAAGTTTGAAGGCTGCTACCACGGCCATGCCGACGCACTGCTGGTCAAAGCCGGTTCCGGCTTGGCCACCTTCGGCAACCCCACCAGCGCCGGGGTGCCCCCCGAAGTGGTGCAGCACACCTTGGTGCTGGAGTACAACAACATCCAGCAATTGGAAGAAGCGTTTGCCCTGCACGGCAAAGAGCTGGCCTGCGTGATGATCGAGCCGATTGCCGGCAACATGAATTTCGTGCGCGCCAGCGTGCCCTTCATCAAACGCTGCAGCGAACTGTGCACCGAATACGGCGCGCTGTTTGTGTTTGACGAAGTGATGACGGGTTTTCGCGTCGCCCCCGGCAGCGCCCAGCAGGTCTATGCCCGCAGCATTCCCGGCTTTGAGCCTGACATGACAGTGATGGGCAAGGTCATTGGCGGCGGCATGCCCTTGGCAGCCTTTGGCGGCAAGCGCGCGGTGATGGAGCAATTGGCGCCCTTGGGCCCTGTGTACCAAGCCGGTACGTTGTCCGGCAACCCGGTGGCTACCGCTTGCGGCTTGGCAACGCTGGCAGAAATCAGCAAACCCGGCTTTTACGAAGACCTGGGCCGCAAAACACAGTCCCTGATCAGCGGCCTGCAAGCTGAAGCTGACAAAGCGGGAGTCGATTTCTGCGGCGACTCTGAGGGCGGCATGTTCGGCTTTTTCTTCTTCAAAGAACTGCCGCAAAACTACTCCAAGGTCATGACCACCGACAACGCGCGTTTCAACACCCTGTTCCACGGCCTGCTGGACCGCGGTGTTTACATCGCCCCAGCGCTCTATGAGGCAGGTTTTATGAGCGCAGCGCACACCGATGCCGACATTGCAGAGACGGTCGCCGCAGCGGGTGACGTGTTCAAATTGCTATCAAAATAG
- the purH gene encoding bifunctional phosphoribosylaminoimidazolecarboxamide formyltransferase/IMP cyclohydrolase, which produces MNAQKTALLSVSDKTGIVELAQALHAQGVKLLSTGGTAKLLADKGLPVTEVAEMTGFPEMLDGRVKTLHPRVHGGLLARRDFPTHMAALAEHNINTIDFLVVNLYPFEATVAKAGCTLEDAIENIDIGGPAMVRSAAKNWKDVAVLTDAAQYDTVIAELKANGVVSDMTKLGLSIAAFNRISQYDGAISDYLSAIQIGDEVPAGDKAPVLDLFPGQSNGRFIKVQDLRYGENSHQQAALYRDLMPAPGSLVTAKQLQGKELSYNNIADADAAWECVKSFDTPACVIVKHANPCGVAVGANALEAYSKAFQTDPTSAFGGIIALNTELDEAGAQQISKQFVEVLMAPSFTAAALEVFKSKVNVRILQIDLPKGGASEWDQGRNLMDMKRIGSGILLQTADNHELALSDLKVVTTKQPTAEELNDLLFAWKVAKYVKSNAIVFCKGGMTMGVGAGQMSRLDSARIASIKAGHANLSLAGTVVASDAFFPFRDGLDVVVDHGATCVIQPGGSMRDQEVIDAANERGVSMVFSGVRHFRH; this is translated from the coding sequence ATGAACGCACAAAAAACTGCATTGCTGTCGGTCTCCGACAAGACCGGCATCGTTGAACTCGCCCAGGCGCTGCACGCTCAGGGTGTCAAGCTCTTGTCTACTGGGGGCACTGCCAAGCTGCTGGCCGACAAAGGCCTGCCCGTGACCGAAGTGGCCGAGATGACCGGCTTCCCTGAAATGCTGGACGGCCGTGTGAAGACCCTGCACCCCCGCGTGCACGGTGGCTTGCTGGCGCGCCGCGACTTCCCTACCCACATGGCCGCATTGGCCGAGCACAACATCAACACCATCGACTTTCTGGTGGTGAACCTGTACCCGTTTGAAGCCACCGTGGCCAAAGCTGGTTGCACGCTGGAAGACGCGATTGAGAACATCGATATCGGCGGCCCCGCCATGGTGCGCAGCGCCGCCAAGAACTGGAAAGACGTGGCGGTGCTGACTGACGCAGCACAGTACGACACCGTGATCGCCGAGCTGAAAGCTAATGGCGTGGTGAGCGACATGACCAAGCTGGGCCTGTCCATCGCTGCGTTCAACCGCATCAGCCAGTACGACGGTGCTATCAGTGACTACCTGTCTGCCATTCAGATTGGTGATGAGGTGCCTGCAGGCGATAAGGCCCCGGTGTTGGACCTGTTCCCCGGTCAGAGCAACGGCCGCTTCATCAAGGTGCAAGACCTGCGCTATGGTGAGAACAGCCATCAGCAAGCCGCGCTGTACCGCGACCTGATGCCTGCCCCCGGCTCGCTGGTGACTGCCAAGCAGCTGCAAGGCAAAGAGCTGAGCTACAACAACATCGCCGACGCGGATGCCGCCTGGGAATGTGTGAAGAGCTTCGACACGCCAGCCTGCGTGATCGTCAAGCACGCCAACCCTTGCGGCGTGGCTGTCGGCGCTAATGCCTTGGAGGCCTACAGCAAGGCCTTCCAAACCGATCCCACCAGCGCGTTCGGCGGCATCATTGCCTTGAATACGGAGCTGGACGAGGCCGGTGCCCAGCAAATCTCCAAGCAGTTTGTGGAAGTGTTGATGGCGCCTAGCTTCACAGCCGCAGCGCTGGAAGTCTTCAAGAGCAAGGTCAATGTGCGCATTCTGCAAATCGACCTGCCCAAGGGTGGAGCGTCGGAATGGGACCAAGGCCGAAACCTGATGGACATGAAACGCATCGGCTCCGGCATCCTGCTGCAAACGGCTGACAACCATGAGCTGGCCCTGAGCGACCTGAAGGTCGTGACGACCAAGCAGCCTACGGCTGAAGAACTCAACGACCTCCTCTTCGCATGGAAGGTGGCCAAGTACGTCAAGTCCAACGCCATCGTCTTCTGCAAGGGCGGCATGACCATGGGCGTGGGCGCCGGCCAGATGAGCCGCCTGGACTCTGCCCGCATCGCCAGCATCAAGGCCGGCCACGCGAATCTGTCCTTGGCTGGCACGGTCGTCGCGAGCGATGCGTTCTTCCCCTTCCGCGACGGCTTGGATGTGGTGGTGGACCATGGCGCGACCTGTGTCATCCAGCCCGGTGGTTCTATGCGCGACCAGGAAGTCATTGACGCGGCCAACGAGCGCGGCGTGTCTATGGTGTTCAGTGGCGTGCGCCACTTCCGCCACTGA